Proteins from a single region of Punica granatum isolate Tunisia-2019 chromosome 8, ASM765513v2, whole genome shotgun sequence:
- the LOC116189175 gene encoding 18S rRNA (guanine-N(7))-methyltransferase RID2-like isoform X3, which translates to MASRPELQAPPEIFYDDTEARKYTSSSRIIDIQARLSERALELLALPDDGIPRLLLDIDIALEREAEGDLLLGDMGQGLGLRPGVIDGAISISAVQWLCNADKSSHEPRLRLKAFFGSLYRCLARGARAVFQVYPESIAQRELILSSAMRAGFAGGVVVDYPHSSKSRKEYLVLTCGPPSISTAVPKGKGDDGESSSDESSGDDENRTVSISDRHRPRKKQKLNKRGKGREWVLKKKEQMRRKGNVVPPDSKFTARKRKARF; encoded by the exons ATGGCGTCTCGACCAGAGCTACAAGCGCCGCCGGAGATATTCTATGACGATACCGAGGCCCGCAAGTACACGTCCTCCTCCCGCATCATCGACATTCAG GCTAGGCTTTCCGAGAGGGCGCTGGAGCTTCTTGCTTTGCCTGATGATGGAATCCCGAGATTGCTCCTCGATATTG ACATCGCATTGGAGAGGGAGGCAGAGGGTGATCTTTTACTTGGTGACATGGGTCAG gGCCTAGGATTACGTCCTGGAGTTATAGATGGAGCCATCAGCATCTCTGCTGTTCAG TGGTTATGCAATGCTGATAAGTCCAGTCACGAGCCACGATTAAGATTGAA GGCTTTTTTTGGATCCTTATATCGATGCTTGGCAAGAGGAGCAAGAGCAGTTTTCCAAGTCTATCCCGAAAGTATAGCCCAACGGGAGTTGATTCTCAGTTCTGCAATGCGTGCTGGGTTTGCTGGTGGTGTCGTGGTTGACTACCCACATAG TAGCAAGAGCCGGAAAGAGTACCTCGTGCTCACTTGTGGACCCCCATCTATAAGCACAGCCGTCCCAAAGGGAAAGGGGGACGATGGAGAGAGTTCATCCGATGAGAGTAGTGGCGATGATGAGAATCGAACG GTTAGTATCTCAGATAGGCACCGACCTAGGAAGAAGCAGAAGCTGAATAAAAGGGGCAAAGGAAGAGAGTGGGTCCTAAAGAAGAAGGAGCAGATGAGAAGAAAAGGGAATGTTGTGCCTCCCGACTCAAAATTCACAGCTCGCAAAAGGAAGGCTCGGTTTTGA
- the LOC116189175 gene encoding 18S rRNA (guanine-N(7))-methyltransferase RID2-like isoform X2 gives MASRPELQAPPEIFYDDTEARKYTSSSRIIDIQARLSERALELLALPDDGIPRLLLDIGCGSGLSGETLSENGHVWVGLDISQSMLNIALEREAEGDLLLGDMGQGLGLRPGVIDGAISISAVQWLCNADKSSHEPRLRLKAFFGSLYRCLARGARAVFQVYPESIAQRELILSSAMRAGFAGGVVVDYPHSSKSRKEYLVLTCGPPSISTAVPKGKGDDGESSSDESSGDDENRTVSISDRHRPRKKQKLNKRGKGREWVLKKKEQMRRKGNVVPPDSKFTARKRKARF, from the exons ATGGCGTCTCGACCAGAGCTACAAGCGCCGCCGGAGATATTCTATGACGATACCGAGGCCCGCAAGTACACGTCCTCCTCCCGCATCATCGACATTCAG GCTAGGCTTTCCGAGAGGGCGCTGGAGCTTCTTGCTTTGCCTGATGATGGAATCCCGAGATTGCTCCTCGATATTG GTTGTGGGTCTGGGTTGAGTGGGGAGACACTCTCTGAGAATGGTCATGTCTGGGTCGGTTTAGATATTTCTCAGTCGATGCTTA ACATCGCATTGGAGAGGGAGGCAGAGGGTGATCTTTTACTTGGTGACATGGGTCAG gGCCTAGGATTACGTCCTGGAGTTATAGATGGAGCCATCAGCATCTCTGCTGTTCAG TGGTTATGCAATGCTGATAAGTCCAGTCACGAGCCACGATTAAGATTGAA GGCTTTTTTTGGATCCTTATATCGATGCTTGGCAAGAGGAGCAAGAGCAGTTTTCCAAGTCTATCCCGAAAGTATAGCCCAACGGGAGTTGATTCTCAGTTCTGCAATGCGTGCTGGGTTTGCTGGTGGTGTCGTGGTTGACTACCCACATAG TAGCAAGAGCCGGAAAGAGTACCTCGTGCTCACTTGTGGACCCCCATCTATAAGCACAGCCGTCCCAAAGGGAAAGGGGGACGATGGAGAGAGTTCATCCGATGAGAGTAGTGGCGATGATGAGAATCGAACG GTTAGTATCTCAGATAGGCACCGACCTAGGAAGAAGCAGAAGCTGAATAAAAGGGGCAAAGGAAGAGAGTGGGTCCTAAAGAAGAAGGAGCAGATGAGAAGAAAAGGGAATGTTGTGCCTCCCGACTCAAAATTCACAGCTCGCAAAAGGAAGGCTCGGTTTTGA
- the LOC116189175 gene encoding 18S rRNA (guanine-N(7))-methyltransferase RID2-like isoform X1: protein MASRPELQAPPEIFYDDTEARKYTSSSRIIDIQARLSERALELLALPDDGIPRLLLDIGCGSGLSGETLSENGHVWVGLDISQSMLSKLIFDFLISVVYVFLLSGLYMLLHCSPPILDIALEREAEGDLLLGDMGQGLGLRPGVIDGAISISAVQWLCNADKSSHEPRLRLKAFFGSLYRCLARGARAVFQVYPESIAQRELILSSAMRAGFAGGVVVDYPHSSKSRKEYLVLTCGPPSISTAVPKGKGDDGESSSDESSGDDENRTVSISDRHRPRKKQKLNKRGKGREWVLKKKEQMRRKGNVVPPDSKFTARKRKARF, encoded by the exons ATGGCGTCTCGACCAGAGCTACAAGCGCCGCCGGAGATATTCTATGACGATACCGAGGCCCGCAAGTACACGTCCTCCTCCCGCATCATCGACATTCAG GCTAGGCTTTCCGAGAGGGCGCTGGAGCTTCTTGCTTTGCCTGATGATGGAATCCCGAGATTGCTCCTCGATATTG GTTGTGGGTCTGGGTTGAGTGGGGAGACACTCTCTGAGAATGGTCATGTCTGGGTCGGTTTAGATATTTCTCAGTCGATGCTTAGTAAGTTGATATTCGATTTCCTGATATCGGTTGTATATGTTTTCCTGCTTTCTGGCCTTTATATGCTGTTGCATTGTTCCCCCCCAATATTAGACATCGCATTGGAGAGGGAGGCAGAGGGTGATCTTTTACTTGGTGACATGGGTCAG gGCCTAGGATTACGTCCTGGAGTTATAGATGGAGCCATCAGCATCTCTGCTGTTCAG TGGTTATGCAATGCTGATAAGTCCAGTCACGAGCCACGATTAAGATTGAA GGCTTTTTTTGGATCCTTATATCGATGCTTGGCAAGAGGAGCAAGAGCAGTTTTCCAAGTCTATCCCGAAAGTATAGCCCAACGGGAGTTGATTCTCAGTTCTGCAATGCGTGCTGGGTTTGCTGGTGGTGTCGTGGTTGACTACCCACATAG TAGCAAGAGCCGGAAAGAGTACCTCGTGCTCACTTGTGGACCCCCATCTATAAGCACAGCCGTCCCAAAGGGAAAGGGGGACGATGGAGAGAGTTCATCCGATGAGAGTAGTGGCGATGATGAGAATCGAACG GTTAGTATCTCAGATAGGCACCGACCTAGGAAGAAGCAGAAGCTGAATAAAAGGGGCAAAGGAAGAGAGTGGGTCCTAAAGAAGAAGGAGCAGATGAGAAGAAAAGGGAATGTTGTGCCTCCCGACTCAAAATTCACAGCTCGCAAAAGGAAGGCTCGGTTTTGA